The genomic interval CGGATGCCCCTGGTGGCCGATGAGAATGCACTCGCGGCCGTCGCGACTGTAGCGAGCGACCTCCAGGTGCACCTTGGTCACCAGCGGACAGGTGGCGTCGAACACCTTGAGCCCGCGCCGCTCGGCCTCCTGGCGCACCGCCTGGGACACGCCGTGGGCGCTGAAGATGACGATGACGTTGTCCGGCACCTGATCCAGCTCCTCGACGAAGATGGCTCCGCGCGAGCGCAGGTCCTCCACCACGAACTTGTTGTGCACCACCTCATGGCGCACGTAGATCGGCGGGCCGAAGACCTCCAGGGCGCGGTTGACGATCTCGATGGCGCGATCGACGCCAGCGCAGAAGCCACGGGGATTGGCGAGCTTGATGTGCATGGGGGCCTCGGCGGGAAATGGCGGGTGACGGCCGCGGCGGGTCTCGCCCGCCGGATCTCCGATGCTCAGACGGGTTTGACCTCGAGGATTTCCACCTCGAAGGTCAAGTCGCGTCCGGCCAGCGGATGATTGAAGTCGACGGTGACCTGCTTGTCGTCGAAGGACTTGACGACCCCCGGCATCTCGCCGCTGGCTGCGTCGTTGAAGATCACCAGCAGGCCTTCCGAGAGTTCCATGCCCTCGAACTGGCTGCGTGGCATGACCTGCACGTTCTGTGGGTTGGGCCGGCCGAAGCCCTGCTCCGGCGCGATCGGCAGGGCGCGCCGGTCGCCGGCCTTGAGGCCGTAGAGGGACAGCTCGAAACCGGGCAACAGATTGCCATCGCCGACCCGAAAGGTGGCCGGACGCTTGTCGAAGGTGCTGTCGACCACATCGCCCGAGTCGAGCTTGATGGCAAAATGTAGGGTGACTTCCCGATCGGGACCGATACGCAGCTCAGTCATGGGCGGTTTCTCCGGACTTCTTGCTGATGAACATATCCAGCGCCAGCATGATGGCGCCCACGGTAATGGCACTGTCGGCCAGGTTGAATGCCGGGAAGAACCAGCGGTCCTGCCAGTGCACCAGGATGAAGTCGATCACATGGCCATAGGCCACACGATCGAACAGATTGCCCACGGCGCCGCCCAGCACCAGAGCCAGAGCGACGGCCAGCCAGGTCTCGGCGGCCTGGAGGCGCTTGAGCCAGACCACCAGCACGCCACTGACTGCGATGGCGATCAGGGCGAACAGCCAGCGCTGCCAGCCGGACTCGCCGGCGAGGAAGCTGAAGGCGGCGCCGGTATTGTAGGCCAGGGTCCAGCTGAACAGACCGGGAACGATCTCGATCTGCTGGTAGAGTCGCAGGGTGCCCTCGAAATAGAGCTTGCTGGCCTGGTCGAGGACGAATACCAGCAGGCTCAGCCAGAGCCAGGGAAGCTTGCCGAAACGGGAATTCATGGGCGCATACCTGACCTGCCGCGCCTGCAATGCAGATCACGCATGCCGGCGGACCTCGCCTTCGCCCTGGATGTTCTCCACGCAGCGCCCGCAGATTTCCGGATGCGCCGGATCGGCGCCGACGTCTTCGCGGTGGTGCCAGCAGCGGGCGCATTTGACGTGGG from Azotobacter salinestris carries:
- a CDS encoding FKBP-type peptidyl-prolyl cis-trans isomerase, with amino-acid sequence MTELRIGPDREVTLHFAIKLDSGDVVDSTFDKRPATFRVGDGNLLPGFELSLYGLKAGDRRALPIAPEQGFGRPNPQNVQVMPRSQFEGMELSEGLLVIFNDAASGEMPGVVKSFDDKQVTVDFNHPLAGRDLTFEVEILEVKPV
- the lspA gene encoding signal peptidase II codes for the protein MNSRFGKLPWLWLSLLVFVLDQASKLYFEGTLRLYQQIEIVPGLFSWTLAYNTGAAFSFLAGESGWQRWLFALIAIAVSGVLVVWLKRLQAAETWLAVALALVLGGAVGNLFDRVAYGHVIDFILVHWQDRWFFPAFNLADSAITVGAIMLALDMFISKKSGETAHD